AAACTTGAATAAAATAGTTTGCATAAAAGCTTTTAGGAGAAGAAACACCAAGAATGGCTGCAAATATCCACACAAGTATATAAACTAGCTTTTTATTCTCGCCTAAATTATGTCTACCAATTGTTCTCATATAAAGAGGTGTCGCGAATAAACCCAATAATAGAAATAAGTTCCTCTTAATTTGAATTGTCAATCCCGATGCCAAGCTTGCCAATGTCACTCTCTCCCCAGTGACACGCAATAAGTTAGCTGTGAAATTAGCAGATACATAATCGTTGAAGTGACCGTTAATCCAAAAATAAACTGCGATTAAGATAGTAGGAAGGATAAAACCAGAAAGCAGAAACACGTAGCTTCGCCAAAGGTGTTTGAATCGATACTTTTTAGTTTTTGGTGGCAAAAACCGCAAAGCGATCGCCGTTAAAATTACAATAGCAATGAACTCAAATATCACGACTTGCTTAATTGATAGTGCTATTCCCATTGCCAAACCAATAGTAAATAGCCGTAGGAAATTGCGGCGCACTGAACCCTCAGTATTTATTTGAAATAACTGGTAAAATGAGAATGTGGTAAAAACGGCAAAAAATATTTCTGTATTAGCGGCAAGTTCATCGTTCCCTGTTGAAAAAGTAGCGTAAAGCAAACCTGCTATTAATCCAAGTTGACGCTGACCGTTACTCAGTAATGTACCAAACTTATATAAGAGAAAGCAGGTCAGTGCAACAGCCAAACAAGCCGTAATAGCTGTTGAAAAAACTGAATTGCCGAATAGAATTATACCCAGACAATAAATTAGGTATATCCCAATGGGTTTGTTGTCCCAAATTTCTGTATAAGGAAGTTTACCCGCCAGAAAATCTCTGGCTATCAAAAAGTACAAACCTTCATCACCGTTGTTGTTGATCCCAAACTCAAAGAAGGCTGGCAACCGTAAGAGAAAAACTAAAATCGTAAAGCCTATACAAACTAATAAATCTATCTGTTTGACTTGCTTTAATCTCATATTCATTCTGAAATTAATAAGATTTAGTCGAAAAAATAGCCGAGCTCGAATTACAAGGAACAATCAAAGCTAATACTTTTCCAAAAAAGTTAGATCAAAAATATCCCATGTAGGTTTAAAATCTCTGTAATTTTCTATACAAAAGATTGAGAAATACACTAATAAATTGTTTCTGAACGGTAAAATAGAGTTAGTTAATTTGTGCGGGTATGGCTATAAATAAAGGAGGCGATCGCATGACAGTATCCACATCAATTCCTCAGATGCCAGTACCGCGAACTTTTGCCACAGTTGCAGAAGAACGTCGCGATCGCAAACAACGCTTAGCGGTTGCTTTCCGCCTCTTCTCTCGCTACGGCTTTGATGAGGGTATCGCCGGACACATCACAGTCCGCGATCCTGAATACCGCAATTGCTTTTGGGTCAATCCCTTTGGAATGCACTTCGGACAGATTCGCGCGCGAGATTTGATTCTCGTCAACGACAAAGGTGAAGTTGTAGAAGGCAACAAACCAGTTAACGCAGCCGCCTTCGCCATCCATTCTCAAATTCACGCCGCCCGTCCCGATATCGTCGCCGCTGCCCACGCCCACTCTCTCTACGGTAAAAGCTGGTCTAGCCTCGGTCGCCTCCTCGATCCCCTCACTCAGGATGCTTGTGCTTTCTACCAAGACCACAGCTTATTTGACGACTATACCGGAGTCGTACTCGATCCAGCCGAAGGCAAACGCATTGCCCAAACTCTAGGACAAAACAAAGCCATTATTCTGAGAAATCACGGTCTACTGACTGTAGGAGAAACAGTAGACGAAGCAGCTTGGTGGTTCATTACAATGGATCGTTCCTGTCAAGCGCAACTCATGGCAGAAGCCGCTGGTATGCCTCGCGTCATCGATCCTCAACAAGCAAGTACTGCCCACAGCCAAGTAGGTTCTCACCATATCGGCTGGTTTAGCTTTCAACCGCTGTATGACAGAATTGTGCAGCAAGAACCCGACTCGCTTGATGACTAGCAACTCAGCCATCAGAATGCCCTAGATAGGGCATTTTGTAATTGTGCCACCATTTGAGCGCGGGATGAGACATTCAATTTGCGAAATATACGTTTGAGCGCTTGTTTGACAGAATTTTCAGTAATCCAAAGTTGCGTGCCAATTTCGGCATTTGTCAATCCTTGAGCCACTAAATCGGCTATTTGAATTTCACGCGGCGTAAGACGAAGAGAATTGTCAGCGCTGGATTTAGATCGATCTATCTCTAAATGGCAGCTAACAGAAGGCGATCGCATTGTTGCCATGCGAGTAGATAAATGCAAACAAATTGCACCCAGATCGGTTAAATCTTGAGTGGTAAAGGCAAGATTGCCCCGTTCGCGAGTCAATCCAATTCCACCCACTAGCTGGCTGTTGCAGACAATTGGTCCTGTCATGACATGCCAATGATCGGCGCGGGGACAAATTGCTCTCCAGGCTTTAGGTGACACGACTAATGCTTCATGTACGGGTGCGTGGTGTTCGACCAAGTAGCGTAAAACTGGATTGTATTCTACCGATGTAGCGAATTTGAGAATACCTTGCCACTTGGGATCGACAGAGGAAAGTTCATCAAAGAAAAATAGCCTACAGCGGCGGGCTGCAAAGTACTCGCTGACTGTTACCATGACACGCTGGTGTACTTCTGGAAGATTTTGCGCCTGAGCGATCGCCGTCAATAAAGATTGTAAAGAATCTCTCATCATTGTGAGTGCAAACTGTACCCGATCGAGGACTAGATGCAATTGGGAGAGCAATATTATCTTAACTTCAGTGACAGTCAATCTTTTGTCAATTCACCCTCAGAGAAAACTTTAGCATGGCATTAAGTTCTAACTTCAACTTTGCACCGACAGCATCTCGGCGCTGGACTCAAATGGGTTTTTACATAGTAGCAGTACTTTTCAACCTTTGCCTGACTATCCAAGTGTTAACCGTTGGACTTGCCTACTTTTACAATCCTCAATGGTGGAATGTTCATGTTTGGCTGGTGCGTGGTTACAGTGGATTGTCTTTAGTTTTATTGGTGTGGGTGTACCTAATTCCATATCCGCGTCGAGTGCGGAGTTTGACAACAAGTATGCCAATATTGCTGGGGTTACAATTTCTCACGATTCATCTGAAGTCACCCTTACCTTTAGGTGTACTTCATCCCTTGTTTGGATTCGCGTTATTTTCTGCATCCACAACCTTAGTTCATCATGTTTGGCGCATTTTATCGACTAAGTCTAATGTGGAAGAGACTGCTTTGACACATGATTAATGACTACCTTCACGAGTGTTCGTAACTTAAATAGACATGTTCTAGAACATATGAGAATAACAAATCCAGTAAAGACTATTTACAGTCTTCTGAAAATGGTTGTTAGTACAAACTTAGGTGTGAATGTCATGGGCAAGAAACTTGAAGATATTTTTAATTATCTCCAAATTTCAGATTTAATTGCTACATCAGGACAACCAACTGAGTCACAAATAGCAGCAATTAAAGAAGCGGGTTATCAAGTGCTAATTAATCTTGCTCCACTCGAAAAATTTGAAACTACATTACCGAACGAAGCAGCATTTGTGGAGTCTCTGGGTATGGAGTACGTTCACATTCCCGTCATTTGGAATAAACCAACTTTAGAAGACTTCGATCGCTTTGCTCAAGTCATGCAAGCTAATAGCGATCGCCCTGTTTTTGTCCACTGTGCGGGTAACTTTCGCGTTTCTGCATTTATGTATCTCTATCGACGAATTTATCAAAACATAGATGAAGAAGAAGCACAAAAAGACTTACACAAACTTTGGGTTCCTGATGATACTTGGCAGCGACTTATGAAAGAGGTCATGGGTAATGGGTAATAGGTGGTTGGTAGCTGCACCGCAAAATGATTGGCGATGGTACAGGGATCTTCAACAAAACCTGCCCCTACAAATTCTACTAACTGTTCACTCCTTCCAATTCATTTTCGGTCATTTCATACATCTGACGCAACTTTTCTAACTTTTCAGGATCTGCATTCCAAAAACCGCGTCCGTGTGCTTCGATCGCTCTACCAACAATATTACGAAAAGCTTCGGGATTTGCCTTGCGTAACTTTTCTGCCATCTCTGCGTCAAGAACGTAAGTATCTGCGGCTTGGTCATAGACCCAATCATCGGTAAAATCGGCAGTCCCGCCCCAACCAATTAAAGCTGTCATGCGCTGAGAAATTTCAAACGCACCTCCCGAACCTTGATTTACCATTGCCTCCGCCCATTTCGGATTGAGTAATTTGGTGCGGTATTCCATTCTGAGTAAATCGTCCAAATTACGCGGTGTCGTATCCTGAGAAAAACTTTCGACAAAACTCGCAGTTACTTTTTTCCCTCGCTGCTTTTCCGCTGCCTTTTTCAAACCACCCGTATTAGCATAGTATTCTTGAATATCCGTCAGACCGTATTCGACAGAATCGATTTCTTGAACGATGCGATCGCACTTTTGCAATAATTGCGTCAAGACTTCCGGTCTAGCCCGTCCCTTATCTTGTCTACCATAACTAAATACATTGCGATCGCGCCAAGTATTGCCTAACTCATCCCCCGATTCCCAATTTCCATCCGTGACTCGTTCGTTCACCATCGAACCGAAATCGCCTGCTGGATTGGAAAATAGCCGCGCCGACGGATTTTCTACGCCCTGCGCTTGTAAGGCTAAATAGTGCTTGCGGATGAAATTTTCTGTTTCCGATTCCTCAGCCATAGCCGCCCGTTGGAATAGATCGTCGAGTAATTCGATAATGTTGACAAAGCTATCGCGAAATATGCCGGAAAGATTTCCTAACACGTCAATTCGAGGATGTCCCACTTGGGCAAGCGGCTTCAATCCATAACGAACGATTCGCCCCGTACCTTCCTTGATGGGTTCCGCGCCGACTAATTCCAGTAAAATTCCTAAAGACTCGCCCCGCGTTTTAATTGCATCCAGTCCCCATAACATCACCGCCACGGTTTCGGGATATGCCCCATGTTCTTGTAGATGTTGGCTGATAATATTTTGCGCGATCGCCTTTCCTCTTTCATATGCCGCAGGTGAAGGCATTCTGTAGGGATCTAAAGCGTGAATGTTGCGTCCTGTAGGTAACACACCCATACCATCCCGCAACAGATCGCCTCCAGGTGCAGGAGGGATGTACTCACCATTGAGTCCGCGTAGTAAATTGGTTAATTCCTCATCCGTTTGCATCAATAAATCGCGGATTTGTAACGCTTCTTCTAATTGTGCGATCGCATTGACGGGCGGGTTTTGAGGAAAGCCGTCTCGTTTTGGCTGTGAATCTTGGGCTAAACCCGCCCCTACAATTTTCCCATTTGCGATCGCGTCTACCACATCTGCTGATAATTCTTCGCCAAAATATGCTTGCAGATAACTTGCTAATTGTTCCGCATCTGGAGGTTTTCCTAAAACGTGTAAGCCGCTGGAAAACAGGCGATTTTCTAATACTTGTAGATACTCGTATACCTGTAATAAATAGCGATCGAAGACGACTTTACTAAATAACCGGGCGTTCTCAGGAGTAAAAGCAATCCCTAAATGCTTTGCTTCTGCCAAGGGACAATCTGTATTAATTCCCGTATCTACAATTTTCTTACAAATTGCTTCTTTCAAAGCATAGTTCTTCTCTGGATCTTCACGATATTCAGCAATTAAATCGCGCAATGCTACTAACTCTTTGTATAAGCCTGCCCGACCGTAAGGAGGAACGTTATGAGAAATAATCGTACCGTATCCTCGCCGCTTTGCCAAAATTGACTCAGAGGGATTATTCGCAGCATAGATATACAAATTGGGCAGATTTCCTAACAAAATATCCGACCAAGAATAGCCTGTGTTTCCCAAAGGAGAACCAGGCAACCATTCCACCGTCCCGTGCATTCCAAAATGAATCACTGCATCTGCTTGAAATTCTTGTTGCAACCATTTGTAGTAAGCTGCATATTGAGGATGGGGAGTTAAATCGCGATCGAACATCAACCGCATCGGATCGCCAGGAATACCTAAAGGCGGTTGTACGCCAATCCAAACATTACCTAACTGTACTCCACCCACAAGTAACTCATCACCGTAAGTTTTAATACCGCTACCGGACAGAGATTTCCAATGTTTCTCAATTCGAGATGTTTGCAAGTAACCAAGCCATTTTTCTAACCTCTGCGTGGGAACGGTATTTTGTAGGGGCGCATCGGTTGGAACGATAGATTGTAGGGGCGCACGGCTGTGCGCCCCTACAGGAATATTTTCATCTGCCTGTTTTACCCACCGGATCAATTCTTCCCCGTCTTCCGGTAAGTCTCCAACGGTATAGCCTCGATCTTTTAAAGTTTGAAGTAATTTCAGCAGCGATCGCGGTACATTTAATAAGGCTGCCGTCCCTGTAGCTCCGTAACCAGGGGGAAAACCATAGAGAATAATAGCTATTTTCCTTTCAGCCGCAGGTTTCTGACGCAAAACAATCCATTTGTGCAACCTTGCTACCAAACGCTGGACTCGTTCGGGGATCAGATAGATCTTTTCTCCCACCAAGCCACCCAAAGGCACGGTATCGATCGCGCCGTCGAGTTCTGGTAGTGCATATAATACGACACTTTGCAAGCCCCCGATTCCTTGGCGCGTCCAAGAATGGATGTCTTGAATTAAGAGTGGTGCAGCAACGATATAGGGTACGTTCTTGGCGCTGAGAATGCGCGTAGCAACTTCTACCTGTCGTCCAGCTTCCATCGAACCCGCCGGACCACCTACCAAAGGAAAGCCAATAGTAGAAACGATTGCATCGACTGTAACAGCTTCACTCGATAAAGAAGGAGTTTCGACATTTCCTAGCTGTCTTTGTGCGGTTTCATAAGTTGTCGTCATCCAATCTCTGACTGCAACGTGTCCTTCTACACCGTTAATAAAAATTGGTAAAGGGATTAATCCTGCCCGTTCAAAATAGCGAATTAATTGGGGAATATAAGGTTGTTTGGTGATGACGTGTTTGCGGTAGAGTAGAATTCCAACAATTGGTTGTGTAGAGAGGTTACATGTAACCTCTCTACATTTTTGATACCAATTTATATATTCGCGGGGTGAGGTGAAAAATCCTGAATAATCGGGGTGTAATAACCCCATATTGGGTGTTTCGATCGGGGGAGGAATATCGCCTATTCTTAACCCTAAATATTTTTCGGCTAGCGTCCAAAATAGTGCCGCAACATTATCCGCGCCTCCTGCATTCCAATAGCCGTAGATAATTAGCCAGTTGCGTAAGTCTTGCACTTTTTGAACTGGGACGTATTTTAATAGTTTTGGTCCCACTTTTAAAAAGCTGATATATCCTGCGAGTCGGTCTTCTTCTCGTCCTTGACTAAATTTATCCAGAATAAATTTAACTGGCTTGGGCATTCCTTTGGGTTTGTCACCGATCGCAAATGCACCGAGTTTGGTTAAACTCATTAATTCCAAGGCTGACTCAAATACCAAGCGAATTGGGATCGCGGTGAGGCGATCGCGCAACCACAAAACTTGATCGTAGTCAAATAGCAAGCTACCGAAGAAAACATCAGCGTTATCGAGTGCAGCCTCTATTTCTGTAGGTTTGGTAGAAATATCGCGATCGCTAAATACGCAAATTTCTAATTCTGGGCAGCGGGAACGTGCCAAATCTGCCGCTTGGCGGTACAAGTCAGCGTTGAAAGATTCAAACCCAGCGATCAGTACTATGCGCTTCATGCCCAGATGTCAAGAAATTTCTACTTCGATCTTAAGGAGAAATTTCTTGCCTGGGTAGAGATGCGATCTTCGATCGTGATTTTCAACCGGATGAGATACAAGACCTGTAGTAGGGGCGCACAGCTGTGCGCCCCTACCAATGTATGCCATCTTATCTCAATCTCGCCACTACCCAATTCGATCCAACCAGCCGCCAACATCTACAGATAATTTCTGCCCCAACCTCAATAGATAGCGCAGTTGAGTCAGATCCCAAAGACGATCGCCATTTCGACTTTCTGTGTCACCGTCAAGAGTTTGGAGACACTGCGGGATAATTTGACTGTGCAGACAGCGGCAGTAAACTTCTTGGACGCGCGCCAATGATAAACCGAGATTGAGCTGACAACCGATATCGATTGAACGCTCGATTTTTTGAATGTCCTCTACAGCAACATTACCGTGTAATAGTTGCCAGAGCGATCGCAGCATCAGCTGTTCTAGACTCTGTTTAACTTCTGGTAACTTCAACTGACAGCGTAACAAGTTAGCTTCTGTAGCGACTGCTTCTAATTCTGCCCAGTGTTCCCAAGTGTCGCGATCCCCAATTTCTTCACATAGCGATCGCACCAAATCTAAACAGCGACTACCCAAAGCAATCTCAGCCGCAACTTGCAATTCTTGGGGTACGGGTAAGTAATCGCGGTGGTAAGCCATGAGTACCCCATAATTATCGCGGTAAACTTGGGTGTAGAGCAAATCTAACCGTGTCAAGCTTTCCTGACTTAACATCTGGACGATCCGGTGACGTTCTTCTGCAATTAAATCTTGCAAATTGAACGAGCGATCGCCAAATATTTGAATCAGCTTCTGAATCGCATGGGCAGCGCTAGCTTGTTGCAAAGACTCAAACACTTGCTCTTTCATCTGGTTGTACGATCGCCGCCCTGTAAATGGCTGAATGCAGCAATGAAAATCCCAGCCACCGAGATGCAACACGGCAAACACCAACTCCTCCTTCTCCCAGGTAATTTCTGACGTGAGTTCCAATTGCCCTACGGCTAGAGTCAGCGTACCGACGCGCTGCCATTGGTAGTCTAGCTGATTGACTGTATAGCAATAGATATGCGGAGTAGGAAGCAGGCAGTGAGTTGTAGAAAAGCGCTCCAACTGACTGTTGACCGTTGACCGTTGACCGTTAGAGCCGATTTCCTGTTTCCTAAATAAGGACGTAATGGCATATTGAGCGGCAATTTGCTGAAAGTTAACCTGGGCAGTTAGCACCAGTTGACGGTAGACTTCCGCCCCATGACCGAAAAACTCGACATTACTAGGGGCAAGGCTGAGATGGTTGATAAATTCTTTTTCCAGTTGCACGCCTGCCACATCTTCGGCAAGTTCCAAAGCTCTAGCAGCATAACGCAAAATTTGCGTGCCTTCGGGACGGGAAATTTCTTCAAAGAACCAACCGCAACTCGTATACATTAACAAGGCATGGCGCTGCATCTCCAATAACCGCAGAGCATCGACTCGTTCTGAGTCCGTCAGCGAATGGGATTGATGGCGAGAGAGGAAGCGTTGAACGTTAGCCACCGAGCGATCGCGAATGACTTGAATATATTCATCCCGTGCTAACCAGGGATCGCAGAATAAACTTTTAGCAGCAGTTTCGTAAACATCAATTAAGCGCTCGCGCAGCCAATCAAGGGCGTTGCGTAGGGGTCGCCGCCATTTTTGATGCCACTCACCACCACCACCGCAACCACAATCATCTTGCCAGCGGTCTACACCATGCGAACAACTCCAAGCAGTGACGGGCTTGAGTTCTACTTCCCAAGTTGGCGGATCGAGGCTGAGATAATGGGCGTAGTTCGTTACCGTCCAACCTCGGCGGGGAAATTCTTCTGTAAAGGCATAGGCGAAGGTTTTTTCCGTACCACCTTTGTGATGTCCGAAAGTTTCACCATCTGTAGCAACAGAAATTAACTGTGCGGGACGGCGATCCCCGCGAATTGCCAGTCCCATCCGTCCGATAAACTGATGGGAATTGCTGAGTGCATCGCTAAAACCCATATCCCGCGAAATTGGACCATCGTAGAAGAAGATATCTATGTATGGGGTTTCTTGTAGAGACGTTACATGTAACGTCTCTACATTTGACGATTTCAAATAGCAACGATAGGGACGAGTGGGATCGATCTGGCTACCCCCAACTTCGTGCCACTGAGTTACTGGCTGTTCGTCTGTGGGGATCGTTCGACAGCGCTGGGCTTGGGAGGGAGCGAGAATAATGAAGCGAATTCCCTCTGCTACCAAAGCCTCTAAGGTGGGATAGTCTACCGCAGTTTCCGCCAACCACATGCCTTCGGGAGCGCGTCCAAACCGGGAGCGAAAATCTTCTATACCCCAGCGAATTTGAGTGTATTTGTCTCGTTCGTTAGCTAGAGGTAGAATGATGTGATTGTAAACTTGAGCGATCGCATTACCGTGACCGTTAAGACGAGCGCAACTATTGCGGTCTGCTTCAATTATCCGCTGATACACCTCCAAATCGTAACGCTCTAACCACGACAGCAGCGTAGAACCGAAATTGAAGCTGAAATACTCGTAGTTGTTAACGATCCCCAAAACTTCACCGCGATCGTTCAATACCCTGGCAAAAGCATTTGGACGATAGCATTCATGGTGGATGCGTTCGTTCCAGTCGTGAGCGGGTGCAGCACTAGGCTGACGCTCGATCGCATCTAAGTAAGGATTCTCGCGAGGTGGCTGATAGAAATGACCGTGAACGGTCACGTATACACCTGTAGCCGTTTGCAGGGGATTGAGACTTACTTGATGCTTGGCATCGCGATCGAGCGGAAAATTTGATTCAGCAGCTGGAAGATCGGCAGCAGAGGTCATGAAAGTTATATCCAAATTACAAATTAATTTTTACAAGCTCTACAATCTGCTACCCTACATTGCTCAAAGGAGTAGCTATGTGAAATAACGTGCTTAAGACTCTAGATTAAAACTCAAATGAAGCAGAGATCGAGATAGCTGGGCGGTAAATCGTAACTGATGGCAGATGTTGAAGTCAGTCGCACCCTAGCTTGACCTTGCTCCTCAGCATGAGATCGCACTCGATCTTATTAAACTGCAAGTTTAGGTTTATTTAAGATTGGCTTAATATTTTTGCAACTAGCTTTGGGGATCGGTTCACGAATCTACACGATTGGTTACAAATCAGTTATCAGTTGTCGTAGGGGCGGGTTTAACAACAAATTCACGCCTATAACCAGCAATCTACTTACAAAACCGCCCGTACAAGTTCAGATTTTGTCGGGGCGAGTTTAGCAAAGAGTCACGTCTATAACCAAAAATCTGCGCGCAAAACCCGCCCTTACAGGGTTTATTGTCAACAACCAACAACCTTCGCCTAAAATCGGTTGTACCGATAATTAATCTGCTAATGTCAGGAAAAAATATTCTATTCTCCGTCTTGCTGCTATTTGTCCCAGTATCGATCGCCGCTCACATACTAGAGTGGGGAGAGTTGACAGTATTTATTACGGCAGGGTTGGCTATTCTACCGCTGGCGGCTTGGATGGGAAGTGCAACTGAAGAACTTGCAGTAGTTGTGGGTCCAACTTTAGGCGGGTTGTTGAATGCGACTTTTGGTAATGCCACTGAGTTAATTATCGCGATCGTGGCGCTCAATGCTGGATTGGTTGATGTGGTGAAAGCCAGCATCACAGGATCGATTATCGGTAACTTGCTGCTGGTGATGGGTTTATCGATGCTGCTGGGAGGGTTGCGTTACAAAGAACAGGAGTTTCAGCCTGTGGTAGCGCGGGTGAATGCTTCTTTGATGAATTTAGCCGCGATCGCCATTTTGATCCCCACGGCTGTAGACTTTACCTCTAGCGGGATTAGCGAAGCTACAATTCAACATCTTTCCATTGCGATCGCGATCGTCTTGATGGCAGTGTACATAATGACATTGGTGTTTTCGATGAAAACTCATGTCTATCTCTACGATGCCGGAGTAGCAGCAGCCGAACCAAGTGAAGATGATGCAGAAGAGGCAAAATCTAAGTTGTGGGTATGGGTGGGAGTATTATTAGGGGCGACGATTCTCGTGGCAGTGGAATCAGAATTGCTAGTTGATGCTTTAGAAGTTGCGACATCCCAGCTAGGTTTAACAGCTTTGTTTACAGGGGTGGTTCTAGTCCCAATTATCGGTAATGCCGCAGAACACGCTACAGCCGTCACCGTGGCGATGAAAAACAAAATGGATCTTTCGGTATCCGTGGCTTTGGGATCGAGCTTGCAGATTGCGTTATTTGTCGCTCCCGTACTGGTAATAACTGGCTGGGTGTTGGGACAGCCAATGGATCTCAACTTCAATCCGTTTGAACTGGTAGCAGTAGCAGTATCGGTATTAATTGCAAATTCTATTAGTTCCGATGGTCGCTCGAACTGGTTAGAGGGTACATTGCTGTTAGCTGCATATGCAGTGTTGGGGTTGGCGTTTTATTTCCACCCCGTAATTGACGGTATCGGATAATCCCTCATGTCAATCAAGAATATTATCTCGCTTGGATTGTTGGTTTTCATTCCCATCTCGATCGCAGCTCGTTATTTAGAGTGGGGATCGCTAACAATATTTATCACGTCGGGGATCGCAATCGTCCCTTTAGCAATTTGGCTGAGTACGGCGACGGAGGAAGTAGCGATTGTTACGGGTTCCTCAATTGGTGCGTTGTTAAATGCCGTATTCGGCAATGCCACAGAGCTAATTATCGCCCTAGTTGCCCTTAAAGAAGGATTGGTTGATATTGTCAAAGCCAGTATTACGGGTAGTATTATCAGCAATCTACTCCTAGCTATGGGTTTGGCAATGTTGTTGGGAGGTTTGCGTTACAAAGAACAGGATTTTCAACCTGTGGTAGCGCGGGTGAATGGTT
This window of the Chroococcidiopsis thermalis PCC 7203 genome carries:
- a CDS encoding protein tyrosine phosphatase family protein, with product MVVSTNLGVNVMGKKLEDIFNYLQISDLIATSGQPTESQIAAIKEAGYQVLINLAPLEKFETTLPNEAAFVESLGMEYVHIPVIWNKPTLEDFDRFAQVMQANSDRPVFVHCAGNFRVSAFMYLYRRIYQNIDEEEAQKDLHKLWVPDDTWQRLMKEVMGNG
- a CDS encoding LuxR C-terminal-related transcriptional regulator gives rise to the protein MRDSLQSLLTAIAQAQNLPEVHQRVMVTVSEYFAARRCRLFFFDELSSVDPKWQGILKFATSVEYNPVLRYLVEHHAPVHEALVVSPKAWRAICPRADHWHVMTGPIVCNSQLVGGIGLTRERGNLAFTTQDLTDLGAICLHLSTRMATMRSPSVSCHLEIDRSKSSADNSLRLTPREIQIADLVAQGLTNAEIGTQLWITENSVKQALKRIFRKLNVSSRAQMVAQLQNALSRAF
- a CDS encoding class II aldolase/adducin family protein, with translation MTVSTSIPQMPVPRTFATVAEERRDRKQRLAVAFRLFSRYGFDEGIAGHITVRDPEYRNCFWVNPFGMHFGQIRARDLILVNDKGEVVEGNKPVNAAAFAIHSQIHAARPDIVAAAHAHSLYGKSWSSLGRLLDPLTQDACAFYQDHSLFDDYTGVVLDPAEGKRIAQTLGQNKAIILRNHGLLTVGETVDEAAWWFITMDRSCQAQLMAEAAGMPRVIDPQQASTAHSQVGSHHIGWFSFQPLYDRIVQQEPDSLDD
- a CDS encoding ArnT family glycosyltransferase, which gives rise to MRLKQVKQIDLLVCIGFTILVFLLRLPAFFEFGINNNGDEGLYFLIARDFLAGKLPYTEIWDNKPIGIYLIYCLGIILFGNSVFSTAITACLAVALTCFLLYKFGTLLSNGQRQLGLIAGLLYATFSTGNDELAANTEIFFAVFTTFSFYQLFQINTEGSVRRNFLRLFTIGLAMGIALSIKQVVIFEFIAIVILTAIALRFLPPKTKKYRFKHLWRSYVFLLSGFILPTILIAVYFWINGHFNDYVSANFTANLLRVTGERVTLASLASGLTIQIKRNLFLLLGLFATPLYMRTIGRHNLGENKKLVYILVWIFAAILGVSSPKSFYANYFIQVLPSLALLNAYLINNIVLKINKFTNFKNILLLTFILVTPIFNNLYPQIQLSGKYIYFRGIKGIEDWGNTPSAIARYLNQRVSSTDYIYVFNYHAVIYCLVPAQVPTRYAFPLFITTKLAKITDRDPARELDTIMAKKPLYAIVSSDRTENKNILDRMKNYLRQNYKLEKTFVDLEREIPGRERLQIQLYRRV
- the bchH gene encoding magnesium chelatase subunit H: MKRIVLIAGFESFNADLYRQAADLARSRCPELEICVFSDRDISTKPTEIEAALDNADVFFGSLLFDYDQVLWLRDRLTAIPIRLVFESALELMSLTKLGAFAIGDKPKGMPKPVKFILDKFSQGREEDRLAGYISFLKVGPKLLKYVPVQKVQDLRNWLIIYGYWNAGGADNVAALFWTLAEKYLGLRIGDIPPPIETPNMGLLHPDYSGFFTSPREYINWYQKCREVTCNLSTQPIVGILLYRKHVITKQPYIPQLIRYFERAGLIPLPIFINGVEGHVAVRDWMTTTYETAQRQLGNVETPSLSSEAVTVDAIVSTIGFPLVGGPAGSMEAGRQVEVATRILSAKNVPYIVAAPLLIQDIHSWTRQGIGGLQSVVLYALPELDGAIDTVPLGGLVGEKIYLIPERVQRLVARLHKWIVLRQKPAAERKIAIILYGFPPGYGATGTAALLNVPRSLLKLLQTLKDRGYTVGDLPEDGEELIRWVKQADENIPVGAHSRAPLQSIVPTDAPLQNTVPTQRLEKWLGYLQTSRIEKHWKSLSGSGIKTYGDELLVGGVQLGNVWIGVQPPLGIPGDPMRLMFDRDLTPHPQYAAYYKWLQQEFQADAVIHFGMHGTVEWLPGSPLGNTGYSWSDILLGNLPNLYIYAANNPSESILAKRRGYGTIISHNVPPYGRAGLYKELVALRDLIAEYREDPEKNYALKEAICKKIVDTGINTDCPLAEAKHLGIAFTPENARLFSKVVFDRYLLQVYEYLQVLENRLFSSGLHVLGKPPDAEQLASYLQAYFGEELSADVVDAIANGKIVGAGLAQDSQPKRDGFPQNPPVNAIAQLEEALQIRDLLMQTDEELTNLLRGLNGEYIPPAPGGDLLRDGMGVLPTGRNIHALDPYRMPSPAAYERGKAIAQNIISQHLQEHGAYPETVAVMLWGLDAIKTRGESLGILLELVGAEPIKEGTGRIVRYGLKPLAQVGHPRIDVLGNLSGIFRDSFVNIIELLDDLFQRAAMAEESETENFIRKHYLALQAQGVENPSARLFSNPAGDFGSMVNERVTDGNWESGDELGNTWRDRNVFSYGRQDKGRARPEVLTQLLQKCDRIVQEIDSVEYGLTDIQEYYANTGGLKKAAEKQRGKKVTASFVESFSQDTTPRNLDDLLRMEYRTKLLNPKWAEAMVNQGSGGAFEISQRMTALIGWGGTADFTDDWVYDQAADTYVLDAEMAEKLRKANPEAFRNIVGRAIEAHGRGFWNADPEKLEKLRQMYEMTENELEGVNS
- a CDS encoding DUF6220 domain-containing protein, producing MALSSNFNFAPTASRRWTQMGFYIVAVLFNLCLTIQVLTVGLAYFYNPQWWNVHVWLVRGYSGLSLVLLVWVYLIPYPRRVRSLTTSMPILLGLQFLTIHLKSPLPLGVLHPLFGFALFSASTTLVHHVWRILSTKSNVEETALTHD